A window from Opitutia bacterium ISCC 52 encodes these proteins:
- a CDS encoding aryl-sulfate sulfotransferase encodes MLILSHLAAKPSFQTDLSLQPNKNPAAPLAGILSFEASGPVNTTITGTSGNHQFVIHYGPEKNPQKGLPVVGMYADREYRIKVQISDTTGTTSYTKPMLLKTPPLPDRPELMPRIVTEIKDGKAMADGYTLFNPRRRVPLAVADAISDESRFNMEFGMLAVVDAQGEVIWYYHADSRITDYRPIANGNIMFITSDNRLIEIDALGNTVASWVASQRPDGPDTTGAIPVDVLTFHHSFQEYPNGDLLVLSTEIRILPGYFTSETKKNAARGSVQVVGDVVIRMNRQGEILWKWKAFDHLDPYQIGYLTFSNYWVRRGFPNTADWSHANAVRIVDNGDAFLVNFRLISGIAKIDAASQEIEWLVITDPEDMKKDLQDKTFELKGGGEWFWMPHAPWITEEGNLLIFNNDNFGARPFTPSLPPSAIRSRAEEYEMDEENRTLKKVWQSRFPRERPMRSWAMGSVQPLENENVLVGYGSLLVDEDIEKITWVERLQHPAWTQIREYTKTDPASLVWSLTLLPLTEHTKIGWTIYGGLRVPNWPPTGYSE; translated from the coding sequence GTGCTGATCCTATCACACTTAGCTGCAAAGCCCAGCTTTCAGACTGATCTAAGCCTTCAGCCAAATAAGAATCCCGCTGCACCATTAGCTGGGATTCTAAGCTTCGAAGCTTCTGGACCCGTAAATACAACGATTACCGGAACTTCTGGAAACCATCAATTTGTAATCCATTACGGCCCGGAAAAGAATCCACAAAAGGGTCTTCCAGTGGTGGGAATGTATGCAGACCGAGAATATAGGATAAAAGTCCAGATCTCAGATACAACTGGAACGACTTCTTACACAAAACCAATGCTTCTGAAAACACCGCCCCTTCCCGATCGCCCAGAACTCATGCCGCGGATCGTCACCGAAATTAAGGACGGGAAAGCCATGGCTGATGGCTATACTTTATTTAATCCAAGACGTCGCGTACCCCTGGCAGTGGCTGACGCTATCTCAGATGAATCTCGTTTCAATATGGAGTTTGGTATGTTGGCCGTCGTGGATGCTCAGGGAGAAGTTATTTGGTACTACCATGCTGATTCACGGATCACCGACTATCGCCCAATCGCCAATGGGAACATCATGTTCATAACGTCAGATAACCGACTGATCGAGATCGACGCCTTGGGAAATACAGTCGCAAGCTGGGTAGCTTCTCAACGTCCTGATGGACCGGATACAACCGGCGCGATCCCGGTGGACGTACTTACCTTCCATCATTCGTTCCAAGAGTATCCCAATGGAGATCTGCTCGTCTTGAGTACTGAGATCCGTATTTTGCCTGGATATTTCACAAGTGAAACGAAGAAAAACGCTGCTCGAGGATCCGTGCAGGTTGTGGGCGATGTAGTGATACGTATGAACCGTCAGGGAGAGATCCTTTGGAAATGGAAAGCCTTTGATCATTTGGATCCTTACCAAATTGGTTACCTCACCTTCTCAAATTATTGGGTACGTAGAGGATTCCCCAATACAGCAGATTGGAGCCACGCCAACGCCGTCAGGATCGTAGATAATGGCGATGCGTTTCTGGTAAACTTTCGCCTGATTTCAGGGATCGCGAAAATCGATGCCGCATCACAGGAAATTGAGTGGCTCGTCATTACAGATCCAGAGGACATGAAAAAGGATCTACAGGATAAGACCTTCGAATTAAAAGGTGGAGGCGAATGGTTCTGGATGCCGCATGCACCGTGGATAACAGAAGAAGGAAATCTGCTTATTTTTAACAACGACAATTTTGGCGCCCGCCCTTTCACTCCTTCTCTGCCACCCAGTGCCATCCGTAGCAGGGCAGAAGAATATGAAATGGATGAGGAAAACCGGACTTTGAAAAAGGTCTGGCAATCGCGCTTTCCCAGAGAACGTCCTATGCGCAGCTGGGCTATGGGTAGCGTGCAACCACTCGAGAATGAAAACGTGTTGGTTGGCTATGGATCTCTGCTTGTAGATGAGGATATCGAAAAGATCACCTGGGTGGAGCGCCTCCAGCACCCTGCATGGACGCAGATCAGGGAATACACGAAGACGGATCCTGCATCTCTGGTCTGGAGCTTAACTTTGCTACCTCTGACAGAGCACACCAAAATTGGTTGGACTATTTATGGGGGACTACGTGTACCCAACTGGCCACCAACCGGTTATTCGGAATAA
- a CDS encoding arylsulfatase gives MKRITTLSFTLIVFSLLGSGLNAKQPNILMILVDDMGWSDIGCYGGEVETPHLDKLAENGLRFTQFHNTSKCFPSRSILMTGVYAQQNGTHRKFGPFLNSVTIGEVLQTAGYRTLWVGKHHSTENAFDRGFDHYYGLLDGASNHWNPGNQRKGEPRPGNKSESKPWRVYAFDDKVMKPYTPPNEDYYSTDAYTDWALGFMERYRQEEKPYFMYLSYQAPHDPLHAWPEDIAKYADHYRVGYEAIAKARYEKQLRLGLIDETFPRSEPTHVPWAEVDAEEKEKEIKRMAIYAAMIDRVDQSIGRILEKIEAMGETDNTLILFASDNGSSGEDAERNAQIQSGPLGGFGYWASLGKDWANVSNTPYRLFKNNSHEGGICTPLVAHWPAGIKNPGRISTFRGHLIDIMATLVDVSGATYPKTFDGNNIVPMQGVSLNPVFQERKEVREEPLFWKWSKGWAVTDGPWKLVSSDASKTIELFDTYEDRTETTNLAAKNPEVVKRLLKMHADWLARCEEDAKLNL, from the coding sequence ATGAAAAGAATAACTACCCTTTCTTTTACCCTAATTGTATTTTCCTTACTCGGCTCAGGATTAAACGCCAAGCAACCCAACATCCTCATGATCCTCGTCGACGACATGGGATGGTCGGATATCGGTTGTTATGGCGGTGAGGTTGAGACGCCTCATTTGGACAAGCTTGCCGAGAATGGCCTGCGCTTTACGCAGTTTCATAATACATCCAAGTGCTTCCCTTCGCGTTCCATATTAATGACCGGTGTATATGCTCAACAAAACGGAACGCATCGGAAATTTGGGCCCTTCCTAAATTCGGTAACGATTGGAGAGGTTCTGCAAACAGCCGGCTACCGCACCTTATGGGTAGGTAAGCATCATAGCACGGAGAATGCCTTCGACCGTGGATTCGATCACTATTACGGATTACTGGATGGGGCCTCAAACCATTGGAACCCCGGCAATCAGCGGAAAGGCGAACCACGCCCCGGCAACAAATCAGAAAGCAAACCCTGGCGTGTCTATGCCTTCGACGATAAGGTGATGAAGCCCTACACTCCACCCAATGAGGATTATTACTCCACCGATGCCTACACGGATTGGGCTCTCGGATTCATGGAACGCTACCGTCAGGAAGAGAAACCCTACTTTATGTATCTCTCCTACCAGGCTCCGCACGATCCGCTTCACGCCTGGCCGGAAGATATTGCCAAATACGCCGACCACTACCGGGTGGGCTATGAAGCCATTGCGAAAGCTCGCTATGAGAAACAATTGAGGCTGGGACTCATCGACGAAACATTTCCCCGGTCTGAACCAACGCATGTGCCCTGGGCCGAGGTCGATGCGGAAGAAAAAGAGAAAGAAATCAAACGCATGGCCATCTATGCCGCGATGATTGACCGGGTTGATCAAAGCATCGGTCGCATTCTGGAAAAAATTGAAGCCATGGGAGAGACGGACAACACCCTGATCCTCTTTGCTTCCGATAATGGTTCCTCAGGCGAAGACGCTGAACGGAATGCACAAATTCAATCCGGCCCACTCGGTGGTTTCGGTTACTGGGCTTCGCTTGGCAAAGATTGGGCCAATGTATCTAACACACCCTATCGACTCTTTAAAAACAACAGCCATGAAGGGGGCATTTGCACGCCGCTCGTTGCTCATTGGCCAGCAGGCATTAAAAACCCCGGTCGTATAAGCACTTTCCGTGGTCACCTCATCGACATCATGGCAACTCTCGTCGATGTCAGTGGAGCGACGTATCCAAAAACTTTCGACGGAAATAATATCGTTCCAATGCAGGGCGTTTCACTGAACCCCGTCTTCCAAGAAAGAAAAGAAGTCCGAGAAGAACCCCTCTTTTGGAAATGGTCCAAAGGTTGGGCGGTCACTGATGGCCCGTGGAAGCTTGTCTCCTCCGATGCCAGTAAAACCATCGAGCTTTTCGATACCTATGAAGACCGCACGGAGACCACCAACCTGGCCGCAAAAAATCCAGAGGTCGTTAAACGACTACTCAAAATGCATGCTGATTGGTTGGCTCGCTGTGAAGAAGACGCGAAATTGAACCTCTAA
- a CDS encoding sugar phosphate isomerase/epimerase gives MDRRTAVAKLASTATFLGLAPSLPALSHAASRGKRLGIVIHSYAFRGSRNQKSKKYPPFKDAAELLEHVSSYGAGGVQTRTSGWYKSLTRQIRNTCDKLGLFIEGTVSAPRTENDLDRFENEIAMAKEAGVKVFRTAMGGRRYEDFHTRHEWLELKDRSWKRIRLAEPIVKKHKVQLAVENHKDWEADDLIEFMEGIGSEFLGVTIDTGNSISLLEHPDETVRRLAKYAATTHIKDMGVQEYEDGFLLSEVPVGQGFLSMDSIFDTLEKHNPKIQFCLEMITRNPLKVPCKTKGYWESFESQNATKLANALKWIRSNSQDKLPSVEGKTLDEKIEYEEQNNKLSVMYAEKALGLKG, from the coding sequence ATGGACCGTCGCACTGCCGTTGCCAAGCTGGCATCGACCGCTACTTTCCTCGGACTTGCACCTTCTCTACCTGCACTCAGCCACGCGGCGAGTCGTGGCAAACGTTTGGGGATCGTGATTCACTCCTATGCCTTCCGTGGATCCAGAAATCAAAAGAGCAAGAAATACCCTCCCTTCAAAGACGCCGCAGAACTACTTGAGCACGTTAGCAGCTACGGAGCCGGCGGTGTTCAAACCAGAACCAGTGGCTGGTATAAATCGCTGACACGCCAGATTCGCAATACCTGCGACAAACTCGGACTGTTTATTGAAGGGACTGTCTCTGCCCCTCGAACCGAAAATGATCTGGATCGATTCGAGAACGAAATTGCCATGGCGAAGGAAGCTGGCGTGAAGGTCTTCCGCACAGCCATGGGAGGACGCCGTTACGAGGACTTCCATACCCGCCACGAATGGCTCGAGCTAAAAGACAGGTCCTGGAAACGCATTCGCTTGGCCGAGCCCATTGTAAAGAAACACAAAGTTCAACTGGCGGTGGAAAACCACAAAGACTGGGAAGCAGATGATTTGATCGAGTTTATGGAAGGCATCGGCAGCGAGTTTCTGGGAGTGACGATTGATACGGGCAATTCCATATCCCTCCTCGAGCATCCAGACGAAACCGTAAGACGCCTTGCCAAGTACGCTGCCACTACCCACATCAAAGACATGGGCGTTCAGGAGTATGAAGACGGTTTCCTTCTTTCCGAGGTACCCGTTGGGCAAGGGTTTCTTAGTATGGACTCCATTTTCGACACGCTTGAAAAGCATAATCCAAAGATTCAATTCTGCCTGGAGATGATCACTCGCAACCCCCTCAAAGTCCCCTGCAAAACCAAAGGCTATTGGGAAAGCTTCGAAAGCCAGAATGCCACAAAACTGGCGAACGCCCTCAAGTGGATCCGATCCAACTCGCAGGACAAGCTCCCCAGCGTGGAAGGCAAGACTCTTGACGAGAAGATCGAGTACGAGGAGCAGAATAATAAGCTGTCTGTGATGTACGCGGAGAAGGCATTGGGGCTAAAGGGCTAG
- a CDS encoding VCBS repeat-containing protein, whose protein sequence is MKFPHLLALLFICASPLGAALSWQKSSADLGEQTRGIDVADLDGDGQLDLVSTGVNRVFVVRNPLNNKQAEVIADVVDGKLLYGASGDMDGDGDLDFVVARETSPWIDYREKRARREKVKKPKKNVPDFSVAWIENTGTINPKRTEFNLIEKDMHGCHGLELVDINGDGNLDVVGNSIKGDWKDSVAWFDNFAGKFVRHTIVQSNAPVRPHYMDAGDINGDGKPDIVVGHSGGNSLAWYQNPPTMSGIWKLNTITELNGATNAMIADFDGDNRPDVMASAGHGKGVFWFKGPRWQQTTVDADLPDCHTLAIGDFDLDGDMDAASASFSAKQVHWYENNGSGLFTTHDIDVGSGQEAYDLKAVDLNKDGRLDLILAGRNTNNAVWYINQGG, encoded by the coding sequence ATGAAGTTTCCACATTTGCTCGCCTTATTATTCATATGTGCCTCACCACTCGGTGCAGCTCTTAGTTGGCAGAAATCCTCAGCTGATCTTGGTGAACAAACCCGCGGCATCGATGTTGCGGATCTTGATGGCGATGGCCAACTTGACCTTGTTTCGACCGGAGTAAATCGGGTCTTTGTCGTGCGCAATCCCCTCAATAACAAGCAAGCAGAAGTCATAGCGGATGTTGTAGATGGCAAGTTGTTATATGGAGCATCTGGAGATATGGACGGAGACGGAGATCTCGATTTTGTCGTCGCCCGAGAAACATCCCCCTGGATTGATTACCGCGAGAAACGGGCTCGCCGCGAAAAAGTGAAGAAACCTAAAAAGAATGTCCCCGACTTCTCAGTCGCCTGGATAGAAAACACCGGAACGATCAATCCAAAGCGCACAGAGTTTAATCTGATTGAAAAGGATATGCACGGCTGCCATGGGCTGGAATTAGTCGATATCAATGGGGATGGAAATCTCGATGTGGTAGGAAACAGTATCAAAGGCGACTGGAAAGATAGCGTCGCCTGGTTTGACAACTTTGCGGGAAAATTTGTGAGGCATACCATCGTTCAGAGTAATGCCCCTGTCCGTCCTCACTATATGGATGCAGGAGACATAAACGGTGACGGAAAACCTGATATCGTAGTCGGACACTCAGGCGGGAACTCATTAGCCTGGTATCAAAATCCACCGACCATGAGTGGCATCTGGAAATTGAACACCATCACTGAGTTAAACGGTGCGACCAATGCCATGATTGCCGACTTCGATGGAGATAACCGTCCTGATGTAATGGCTAGTGCTGGACATGGCAAAGGCGTCTTCTGGTTCAAGGGTCCACGCTGGCAACAGACGACCGTAGATGCAGATTTACCCGACTGCCATACATTAGCCATTGGAGACTTTGACCTGGATGGAGATATGGATGCGGCCTCGGCCTCATTCAGCGCAAAACAGGTTCATTGGTATGAGAACAATGGCAGTGGTCTTTTCACCACCCACGATATCGATGTAGGCTCAGGACAGGAAGCCTATGACCTGAAGGCCGTTGATTTAAATAAGGATGGTCGATTGGATCTCATTCTTGCAGGACGCAATACCAATAATGCCGTTTGGTATATCAACCAAGGGGGTTGA
- a CDS encoding DUF4197 domain-containing protein, producing the protein MQSALESAGQSVLFKGFSSSLNDSAVSALGDYKSVLKDKIGALDIPAVESIMTGGDDSLTRYVESAAGSQLKNSLIPFVKSAVKDAGAQEWINKIKGALPEDTGGLLGQVSAMTGVKLPTNFDVEGYVTDELMPKFFGVMATQEKLFRQDPKGRSTDLFKKVMEATAQ; encoded by the coding sequence GTGCAAAGTGCACTCGAATCAGCAGGCCAATCGGTTCTATTTAAAGGTTTCTCTTCGTCATTGAACGATTCAGCTGTCAGTGCCCTTGGCGATTATAAAAGTGTTTTGAAAGACAAGATCGGCGCTTTGGACATTCCCGCCGTTGAATCGATTATGACAGGGGGAGACGATTCTCTGACACGTTACGTAGAATCTGCGGCCGGATCACAGCTCAAGAATAGTTTAATCCCCTTTGTTAAAAGTGCAGTCAAGGATGCAGGCGCCCAAGAATGGATCAACAAGATCAAAGGCGCGCTTCCAGAAGACACCGGTGGATTGTTAGGCCAGGTTTCAGCCATGACCGGCGTTAAGTTGCCCACGAATTTCGATGTGGAAGGTTATGTGACTGACGAGCTGATGCCTAAGTTCTTCGGCGTCATGGCCACCCAAGAGAAACTGTTCCGGCAAGATCCCAAAGGACGTTCCACTGACCTATTCAAGAAAGTCATGGAAGCGACGGCGCAGTAG
- a CDS encoding class I SAM-dependent methyltransferase, with product MDNTDTAPKYLKGDGVEIGAYIRPIPCIKPIYVDRYSHYAGEYTGAEYFGDACDLPFHDSSLDYVASSHLLEHSANPLQALAEWFRVLKHGGIIYAVIPDRNCTFDRPRPLTEVAHMVEDFRNGTTMADPTHIEDFAMGVDWKEFSPDSDPENYQKEREAYAAMCHKKIETQGEINIHFHTYESHTAVELINAGNQEPAWQGRIEALEIQEKFPFPDHMGFLIVAKVYKHLGTRLKSIFGPKGLRDDAKKFEKS from the coding sequence TTGGACAACACAGATACAGCTCCCAAATACTTGAAAGGCGACGGTGTAGAAATCGGTGCCTACATCCGGCCCATTCCATGTATCAAACCCATCTACGTGGATCGCTATTCACACTATGCAGGCGAATATACGGGCGCGGAATATTTTGGAGACGCGTGTGATTTACCCTTTCACGATTCATCACTGGATTACGTAGCTTCCTCGCACCTTTTGGAACACTCAGCAAATCCGCTTCAAGCGCTGGCAGAATGGTTTCGTGTACTCAAACATGGAGGCATCATCTATGCAGTAATTCCCGATCGCAATTGCACCTTCGATCGACCCAGACCACTGACCGAAGTGGCGCATATGGTTGAAGACTTTCGCAACGGCACCACCATGGCTGATCCCACCCACATTGAGGACTTTGCCATGGGCGTGGATTGGAAAGAGTTTTCACCCGACTCTGATCCTGAGAATTACCAAAAGGAACGCGAAGCTTACGCCGCCATGTGCCACAAAAAGATAGAGACCCAGGGCGAAATCAACATTCATTTTCACACCTACGAAAGTCATACTGCAGTTGAGCTGATCAATGCCGGCAACCAAGAGCCCGCCTGGCAGGGTCGAATTGAAGCATTGGAGATCCAGGAAAAATTCCCCTTCCCCGATCACATGGGATTTCTCATCGTGGCTAAAGTGTATAAGCATTTGGGTACACGCCTAAAATCCATATTCGGCCCGAAAGGGCTTAGAGACGATGCAAAGAAATTTGAGAAGTCTTAA
- a CDS encoding carbonic anhydrase gives MITPVEALQRLKEGNQRFVSGARQALDLSDSARLAEVALGQNPFAAILCCADSRVPSELIFDQGLGDLFVVRVAGNVAEDTQVGSLEFAVEQLGAQLIVVMGHSHCGAVNAALAGAVGLSPSLSKVVAPISRAIDSMPKTDSTPTLEQAVEANVHQSIEDLKRKSEILAQRLEEGAIEVLGSKYDLQTGLVQFLD, from the coding sequence ATGATTACACCAGTAGAGGCGCTCCAACGTTTAAAAGAAGGGAATCAGCGTTTTGTATCTGGAGCTCGGCAAGCCTTGGATCTGAGCGATAGTGCTCGACTGGCCGAAGTCGCCTTAGGACAAAATCCATTTGCCGCCATCTTGTGCTGTGCGGATTCCAGGGTGCCGTCAGAGTTGATTTTCGATCAAGGCTTGGGAGACTTATTCGTTGTCCGTGTGGCGGGTAACGTAGCCGAGGACACGCAAGTCGGAAGTCTGGAATTTGCCGTCGAGCAATTGGGTGCCCAATTGATAGTTGTTATGGGGCATTCCCATTGTGGAGCCGTCAACGCGGCATTAGCTGGAGCCGTTGGCCTTTCGCCCTCATTGTCCAAGGTCGTGGCTCCTATTTCTCGCGCCATTGACTCCATGCCGAAAACGGATTCGACACCCACTCTGGAGCAGGCAGTCGAGGCTAACGTTCATCAATCGATTGAAGATCTTAAGCGCAAATCAGAAATTCTGGCTCAGCGTTTAGAGGAAGGGGCCATCGAGGTTTTGGGGTCCAAGTATGATCTTCAAACGGGACTGGTTCAATTTCTCGATTAA
- a CDS encoding class I SAM-dependent methyltransferase, producing the protein MNYHDANRLAWNASEPYHREAVFEKVLYELKTLGLSCLDEYELATFNHLGIEGKHIAQLCCNNGREVMSLVKLGAARGVGFDISDTFIQQGKELAEKSGIACELHACDVADIGSEFREQFDIVYVSVGAVGWFQDLTPFFCKVAELLKPGGHLFVYEQHPFQEMLDLKASVEAPRLTCDYFKSEPYRDTGGLDYYSGKFYDSPPAYWFVHTFSTILQTIIDQGMTITQVEEFEHDISNNWPELAAAELKIPLCFQLVAKKE; encoded by the coding sequence ATGAATTATCATGACGCCAACCGCCTCGCTTGGAATGCAAGTGAACCCTATCACAGGGAAGCCGTATTCGAGAAAGTCTTATATGAATTAAAGACCCTTGGATTGTCGTGCTTGGATGAATACGAATTAGCGACCTTTAACCATCTGGGAATTGAAGGTAAACATATCGCTCAGCTCTGTTGCAATAATGGCCGGGAAGTGATGTCTCTGGTGAAGTTGGGTGCCGCGAGGGGTGTTGGCTTTGATATTTCGGACACCTTTATTCAGCAGGGGAAGGAGTTGGCTGAGAAGAGTGGGATTGCCTGTGAATTACATGCATGCGACGTAGCTGATATTGGGTCCGAATTCCGAGAGCAATTTGATATTGTTTATGTCTCGGTAGGTGCGGTCGGTTGGTTTCAGGATCTGACTCCCTTTTTTTGCAAGGTTGCAGAATTGCTCAAGCCGGGCGGGCATCTGTTTGTCTACGAGCAGCATCCCTTTCAGGAAATGTTGGATTTGAAGGCCTCGGTCGAAGCGCCTCGACTAACCTGCGATTACTTTAAATCCGAGCCCTACCGGGATACAGGAGGATTAGATTACTATTCTGGCAAATTCTACGACTCACCACCCGCTTACTGGTTTGTGCATACTTTTTCCACGATTCTTCAAACCATCATTGATCAAGGAATGACGATTACTCAGGTGGAAGAGTTCGAGCACGATATCAGCAACAACTGGCCCGAGTTGGCTGCGGCTGAATTAAAGATACCGCTCTGTTTCCAGCTGGTAGCTAAGAAAGAGTAG
- a CDS encoding sulfatase — translation MIRRLTLLLVLAFLPAYVFGTVFPTSIEIEKQRGEKPRNVIFILTDDHRYDAMGFMGHPFLKTPGLDSMAENGVHLKNAFVTTSLCSPSRASILTGLYTHKHRVIDNNRDAPSNIVYFSQYLQKAGYNTAYMGKWHMGGGNDEPRPGFDHWISFKGQGHYLPPSPDYTLNINGERVKQKGYITDELNDYAIDWLKEQDSEDKPFFLYLSHKAVHANFTPADRHEGSYTDEPWEVPDSGNLSRELAEKTPRWLRDQRNSWHGIDFPYHSELDVELYYKRYCEAFRAVDEGVVRIMDQLKDMGIYDDTLVVYMGDNGFMFGEHGLIDKRVAYETSIRVPMLMQCPDLFKGGSVVEDVVANIDIGPTIMDAMGLETPAHMDGKSFIALGQKKEIKWRDYFLYVYYWEKAFPQSPTVFCLRGDRYKYITYYGLWDTDELFDLQEDPGETNNLINSPEHKEIVREMEDQLYAMMDDAGGMAIPLNQPGAFKADKRYSRRSGWNASDFPSSHVVDEPINRNAH, via the coding sequence ATGATCCGTCGTTTAACCCTGTTGTTGGTGCTGGCTTTCTTGCCCGCCTATGTTTTTGGAACCGTATTTCCTACCAGTATTGAGATTGAAAAACAACGTGGGGAAAAACCTCGCAATGTGATTTTCATCCTTACCGATGATCACCGTTATGATGCCATGGGCTTTATGGGACATCCGTTCCTGAAAACTCCAGGACTCGATTCCATGGCTGAGAACGGCGTCCACTTGAAGAACGCCTTCGTGACGACCTCGCTTTGTTCTCCTAGTCGTGCGTCCATTCTGACAGGTTTATATACCCACAAGCACCGGGTGATTGATAACAACCGAGACGCACCAAGTAACATTGTTTATTTTTCTCAGTATTTGCAAAAGGCTGGTTACAACACCGCTTACATGGGGAAATGGCACATGGGCGGTGGAAACGATGAACCGCGTCCAGGGTTCGACCACTGGATCAGCTTTAAAGGCCAAGGTCACTACTTGCCTCCGAGTCCTGATTACACGCTCAATATAAACGGTGAGCGAGTGAAGCAAAAGGGATATATCACTGACGAGTTGAATGACTATGCGATCGATTGGCTGAAGGAGCAGGACTCTGAGGATAAACCATTTTTCCTCTACCTGTCTCACAAGGCGGTGCATGCTAACTTCACCCCGGCTGATAGGCACGAAGGTTCCTACACAGACGAACCCTGGGAAGTGCCTGATAGTGGCAATCTTTCACGCGAGCTAGCTGAGAAGACGCCTCGCTGGTTGCGCGATCAGCGTAACAGCTGGCATGGCATTGACTTTCCATATCACAGTGAGCTCGACGTGGAGCTTTACTACAAACGCTACTGCGAAGCCTTTCGGGCGGTGGATGAGGGGGTCGTTCGGATCATGGATCAGCTCAAGGACATGGGGATCTATGATGATACTCTCGTAGTTTATATGGGGGACAACGGATTCATGTTTGGTGAGCACGGGCTCATCGATAAGCGAGTGGCCTATGAAACATCCATTCGAGTGCCTATGCTCATGCAATGCCCGGATTTATTTAAAGGTGGATCCGTCGTGGAAGACGTCGTTGCGAATATCGACATTGGCCCAACGATCATGGATGCGATGGGTCTGGAAACACCGGCGCACATGGATGGCAAAAGTTTTATCGCTCTTGGACAGAAGAAGGAGATCAAGTGGCGCGACTACTTTCTCTACGTTTACTATTGGGAAAAAGCGTTTCCCCAATCGCCGACTGTATTTTGCCTGCGAGGGGATCGCTACAAGTATATCACCTACTATGGACTTTGGGATACGGACGAGTTGTTCGACTTACAGGAAGATCCCGGTGAAACCAACAACCTGATCAATAGTCCAGAGCATAAGGAAATTGTCCGTGAAATGGAGGATCAGCTCTACGCAATGATGGATGATGCCGGAGGCATGGCTATTCCGTTGAACCAGCCGGGTGCATTCAAGGCGGACAAGCGGTATAGTCGTCGGAGTGGTTGGAATGCTTCTGATTTTCCTTCATCCCATGTGGTTGATGAACCTATCAATCGAAACGCACATTGA
- a CDS encoding zinc-dependent peptidase, with protein MSIWDTLKDLFLRNDPIEVVFKDEWISFLEHNLPLYAKLPPALQLRLHEKIGQFVATTYFEGCGELELTDEMIISVAGQACILILNHDGPPYPNLKTVLLYPSTFQSVVRERDPLGVVTERQVRRLGESWSNGTVILAWDSVQHGARNIQDGHNVTMHEFAHQLDQENGNTDGVPFLESHEAYRTWGSVLGDGYSKLVDRTERREKTVLDKYGATNLAEYFAVATEAFFEKPRQMQRKRVDLYEELKEYYQLDPAEWFSKG; from the coding sequence ATGAGTATTTGGGATACCCTCAAAGATCTGTTTCTACGAAACGATCCTATCGAAGTCGTATTCAAGGATGAGTGGATCTCCTTTCTTGAACACAACTTGCCCTTGTACGCCAAGCTACCTCCCGCTTTGCAACTCAGGCTTCATGAAAAAATCGGACAATTTGTGGCCACTACTTATTTTGAAGGTTGTGGGGAATTAGAGCTGACCGATGAGATGATCATTTCTGTCGCTGGCCAAGCTTGCATACTCATTCTCAATCATGATGGACCGCCCTACCCTAATCTGAAAACCGTCCTACTCTACCCGAGTACCTTTCAATCCGTAGTCCGAGAAAGAGATCCTTTGGGCGTCGTCACAGAACGACAAGTGAGACGTCTTGGAGAATCCTGGAGCAACGGCACTGTCATTCTGGCTTGGGATTCCGTGCAACACGGAGCCCGTAATATTCAAGACGGACATAACGTGACTATGCACGAATTTGCACACCAGTTAGATCAGGAAAACGGAAATACTGACGGTGTTCCTTTCTTGGAATCCCACGAAGCCTACCGTACCTGGGGTTCCGTTTTAGGCGATGGGTATTCAAAATTAGTCGACCGAACCGAGCGTCGAGAAAAGACAGTTCTTGATAAGTATGGGGCCACGAATTTGGCAGAGTATTTTGCGGTCGCGACAGAAGCATTCTTTGAAAAGCCCAGGCAGATGCAGCGAAAACGAGTCGACCTGTACGAGGAGTTAAAAGAGTATTACCAACTGGATCCTGCAGAATGGTTTAGCAAAGGTTAA